The Coregonus clupeaformis isolate EN_2021a unplaced genomic scaffold, ASM2061545v1 scaf2108, whole genome shotgun sequence genome window below encodes:
- the LOC123488270 gene encoding MANSC domain-containing protein 1-like — translation MIPTVTRILPSRVSSPLLLVTMLMLAAAGPVSGSDAETCFSRQHQNATVNVRQALARPTTVMDSRVAQSERDCVLACCSEDVKPGITCTLAVFNPHKPSEPPNNHNCHLFHCQNEQDCPLLAAEHGINTYDIFKDTQLPPLQHQHPIETQLPPLQHQHPIETQLPPLQHQHPIETQLPALQHQHPIETQLPPLQHQHPIDTQLPPLQHQHPVDTQLPSLQHQHPVDTQLPSLQHQHPVDTQTPSELLKDSSQHTTTTTTTTTTAATTTTMTPAAIEPLNPRTTPEKDLLLVPKGVQADPFSPGTEGQGGGKEVAGRGALKSSLVAVVVVGLAILTLALAVVGRKAMESFDRRHYTRLELNDLHYEV, via the exons ATGATCCCCACCGTGACCCGTATCCTCCCCTCCAGGGTGTCATCACCGCTCCTCCTGGTCACCATGTTGATGCTGGCGGCCGCCGGCCCTGTCTCGGGGTCGGACGCGGAGACGTGTTTCTCCAGACAGCATCAGAACGCCACAGTGAATGTCCGTCAGGCGCTGGCTCGACCAACCACCGTCATGGACTCCAGAGTCGCCCAATCAGAGAGAGACTGTGTTCTGGCCTGCTGCTCAGAGGACGTCAAGCCAG gtataACGTGCACCCTGGCTGTGTTCAACCCTCACAAGCCCTCTGAGCCTCCCAACAACCACAACTGCCATCTGTTCCACTGCCAGAATGAGCAGGACTGCCCCCTCCTGGCTGCTGAACATGGCATCAACACTTATGACATCTTCAAAG ACACCCAGCTACCACCCCTCCAGCACCAACACCCCATAGAGACCCAGCTACCACCCCTCCAGCACCAACACCCCATAGAGACCCAGCTACCACCCCTCCAGCACCAACACCCCATAGAGACCCAGCTACCAGCCCTCCAGCACCAACACCCCATAGAGACCCAGCTACCACCCCTCCAGCACCAACACCCCATAGACACCCAGCTACCACCCCTCCAGCACCAACACCCCGTAGACACCCAGCTACCATCCCTCCAGCACCAACACCCCGTAGACACCCAGCTACCATCCCTCCAGCACCAACACCCCGTAGACACCCAGACCCCATCAGAACTACTGAAAGACTCCAGCcagcacaccaccaccaccaccaccaccactactactgctgctaccacCACCACTATGACCCCAGCAGCCATTGAGCCCCTAAACCCAAGGACAACACCAGAAAAGGATCTGTTGCTGGTGCCCAAGGGGGTCCAGGCAGACCCATTCTCCCCAGGGACAGAGGGTCAGGGCGGGGGGAAGGAGGTGGCAGGGCGGGGGGCTCTGAAGAGCTCCCtggtggctgtagtggtggtggGCCTGGCCATCCTGACTCTAGCCCTGGCTGTGGTGGGACGCAAGGCCATGGAGTCATTCGACCGGCGACACTACACCAGGCTGGAGCTCAACGACCTACACTATGAGGTGTGA